Below is a window of Flavobacterium sp. CFS9 DNA.
TACATATACACCCGTAAAGACGGAAAAATTTATTTGTATAAAACGGATAAACAGCAGCAGCCGCCACAAACAATTGCTGTAAAATAAGTTGACTGATTATTTTTGATCAGAAAATAGAGTGAATTTACGATTACCTTGAAAGTCATTTTAGTATATTTACGAAGTAGACGATAGAATATGAAGTGATAAAAGAAATAGATTTGTTTTTGGTAAAAGCTTGGGCGAGATTGTGATGAAAAAACCGGAAAATCTGCGAGAAGCGAAAAAAGCAAATTAAACACCGTAAAAAAAAACAGCATTTGAAAGCGAGTCAGGAGTTTATAAAAGGAGATGAAATCGAATGGGAAGTAGTCGGAGAAAGAATCAAACGTAAAATTCTGGCTTTTGATGAAAGAGTGATGTTGGTAAATGTGCATTTTGAGAAAGGCGGAATTGGAGTTTTACACGAGCACTATCATTCGCAGGTTACCTATGTTTCCAGTGGTAAATTTGATGTGACCATTAACGGAGTCACCCAAACGTTAAAAGAAGGAGATAGTTTTTACATTCCGCCTCATGCAGTTCATGGAGTGGTTTGTTTAGAAAGCGGACTTTTGACGGATGTTTTTAGTCCAATGCGCGAAGATTTTATGTCATGATAACAGTTTAGAATTATCAACAAGCTTTAAAACAAGAACCGGATTGGCTTAGAAACCTTTAAAAATTATAATTTTTTTAAAGTTTTGGTAATAATTAGATTGGTATTTTTGCAAAATGAATTTATCCAAAACGAATGTCTTGTTTATGGCAGCCTGCACCGGACTTATCGTTGCAAATCTGTATTACTGCCAGCCTTTAATTGTTTTAATTGCCAACGAATTTAAAATTCCTGAAGCCAGTGCGGGAACAATAACCTATCTAACCCAGGCGGGTTATGCTATAGGACTGTTTTTTATGGTTCCGCTGGGAGATAAAATCGAACGTAAAAAACAAATTTTAATAACCACTTTTGCTTCTGTAATTGCATTGATTATGGCAGCTACGGCTAAAAGTTTTTTCCTTTTACAGGTAGCTTCTTTATTAATTGGAGTTACTTCAATCGTACCACAGTTAATTTTACCATTGGCAGCATCTTTAAGCGCTCCTGAACAGCGCGGAAAAGTAGTCGGAACCATCATGAGTGGTTTGCTGGTGGGGATATTGCTTTCCAGAACTTTAAGCGGATTTATCGGCCAGGTATTGGGTTGGAGGTCTATGTTTTATATTGCTGCCGGAATCTGTTTATTGATCTTTTTTGTGATTCAGAATAAATTCCCAGTAAATAAACCTCAATTTCAGGGAACTTACGGACAGCTGATTCAATCGCTTTTTACACTTATAAAAACACAGCCGGTTCTGCGTGAAGCGACACTGATTAATGTATTTAGTTTTGCACAGTTTGGAGCTTTCTGGACCACTATGGTTTTGCTGCTTTCGGGAAAACCATTTGATTTTAACAGTGCTACTATTGGATTATTCGGTATTGTTGGAGCTTCGGGAGCTTTGGCAGCGCCGTTAGTTGGAAAAATGGGTGACAAAGGGAATTCAAGAATTGCAGTAGGTTATGGCTGTTTATTAATTCTGATTAGTTTTCTGGTTTTTTATTTCTCTATCGAAAGTGTGATCGGAATTGCGATTGGAATTGTATTTATTGATATCGGAATTCAGGGAGTACATATTTCAAACCAAACCCGCGTGTATTCCTTACTTCCGGAAGCCAGAAACCGATTGAATACCGTATTTATGTCGTTTAGTTTCTTGGGAACAGCAGCTGGATCTGCTTACGGATTACTGTTATGGAAACTGGGCGGATGGCATGCCGTAACCCTTGGCTGTGTTGGATTATCAGCACTGGCATTTACAGTTTACGGCCTTACTTACAAATCAAAGTCTAAAAGACAGAAAGCATAAATTGGTATAAAATTAATTTGTAAATTTGCAATCAAATAAAAAATAACAACAATGGAAAACGGAATATACGCTAAATTCAACACTGGTAAAGGTTCGATTTTAGTAAAACTTACACACGATTTAACACCTGGAACCGTAGGAAATTTTGTAGCTCTTGCAGAAGGAAATATGGAAAATAAAGTAAAGCCTCAAGGACAAAAATTCTATGACGGATTAACTTTTCATAGAGTAATTGCTGATTTTATGATTCAGGGAGGATGTCCGAAAGGAACCGGAACCGGAGATCCTGGATACAAATTTGACGATGAGTTTCACCCTAGCTTGAAACACGATCGTCCGGGAGTTTTAGCAATGGCAAATTCAGGTCCGGCTAGTAACGGTTCTCAATTTTACATTACTCACGTTCCAACTTCATGGTTAGACGGAAAACATACTGTTTTTGGTCATGTAATCGAAGGACAGGATGTTGTTGATGCAGTGGCTCAGGGAGATAATCTTGATTCAGTAGAAATCATCAGAGTAGGCGAAGAAGCTCAAAAATGGAATGCAATTGAAGCTTTTATTGCTTTAAAAGGAGCTCGTTTGAAGCGCGATGCTGCTTTAAAAGCGGAATCAGAAGCAAAGATGGAGCAATTGGCTGCAGGTTTTGATAAAACAGATAGCGGATTACGTTATAAAATGATTCAAAAAGGAGACGGTAAAAAAGCGGAAGCAGGTAAAACTGTTGCAGTACATTACGAAGGTTCTTTAGAAAACGGAAAAGTATTTGATTCTTCTTACCCACGTAAAAAACCAATCGAATTTAGATTAGGTCAGGGTCAGGTTATCGAAGGATGGGACGAAGGTATTGCTTTATTACAAGTAGGTGACAAAGCTCGTTTCGTAATTCCATCTGATTTAGCTTATGGAGCTTCAGGTGCAGGAGGAGTTATTCCACCACACGCAACTTTGATTTTTGACGTTGAATTAATGGACGTAAAATAAGACTTTACAACAATTTAGTATTGTTTTAAATAGCAATCCCATTCGCTAGCCGAATGGGATTTTTTTTATATTTACTTTAAAAAACAAGAACAATGAAATTAAGGATCTTAACTTTAACCGCTGTGACGTTGCTTATCGTTTCGTGCGGTACAAAAAAAGCTGCTCCCGTTGCTGTTGCGACCACTCCGGCAGCCACTGAAGTTGCAAAAGCAACAGAATTATCTCCTGCACTGGCAGAAGGTAAAAACTTGTACGAAAACAGTTGTGCAAGATGTCATAAATTATATGATCCGAAGAAATTTAGTCAGGAAGACTGGAAGCCAATTCTGGTAAGAATGCAGAAAAAAGCGAAGTTAGATGATACTCAGATGACTTCAATATCAAACTATATAACTTCTCAATTGTAAGGAATTGGAATTTAAAAAGTATAAAAACTATTCATATTTATTTGGATAGTTTTTTTTTTGCTTCAAACTGAGCATAAAAAAACACCTTCACGGGGTAGGTGTTTAGAAAATTATGAAGCGCTTTCAGAAGAATTGTCAACCGCAGCTATTTTTAAAGTTTTTATTCCGGCCGGTAATTCCCAATCGACAACATCGTCTTTTTTAAAGCCAATAATAGCAACACTTAGGGGCGCTAATATTGATATTTTACCTTCTTTTACATCCGCAAATGAAGGCAGAACAATCTGAATCTTCATTTGTTTTTTTGCTTTTACATCTTCAATAATAACATGCGAATTGATGCGTATAGTACTGCTGTCTAATTCACTTTCTTTACGGATTACAGCGCGGTCCAGTTCGTGTGAAAGCTGCCCGATTTCTTTGGCATTGGTGGCATTTTTACTTTTTAAAATCAATTCTCTTAAAAATTGATAATCTGACTTACAGAATGTAGGTGTTGGTTTCATATCTATTCTAATTTATTGTGGGTTGACTGTGTAGAATTTTCAGAAACAAATTATAGCTACAGTTATTTCTAGCGGTCTGTAAATAAAGACTGCTGCTGAAAACTGAAAATTGTAAACTGAAAACTAAAAAAAAAAAATCCTCCGTCTGAGAGAAGAAATTGAAATAGACGGAGGCCTAATTGATAAAGGCCTTACTATGTGAAATAAATACAGCCGAGTGCGCTCTTCTCACAAGAGAAAGCGATACCGGAGAAACTGTAAATAGATTTATAGTAGTCACTGTGGAAATAATTAATTTGATTTGTAAAGATAAGCAAACTTTTTGAAAACACTAAAGTGATGTTTTCCATTTGATGTTGCAGCCAATACTTGGTTTTTGCGGATCTTTCAGACTTCTGTTGTAAATAAGAGCATCAATCGCACTGCGAAGATCGCTTCCGCTTAACGGAATTCCGTTTCCGGGTCTTGAATCGTCCAGTTGGCCGCGATAAAACAATCGGTCCTGATTGTCAAATAAATAAAAATCAGGAGTACAAGCCGCTTCATAAGCTTTGGCGACTTCCTGGCTTTCGTCGTACAAATACGGGAAATCGATCTTGTTCTGAAAAGCAAAGTCGGTCATTAACTCAGGAGCATCTTGCGGATATTTTTCAACATCGTTGCTTGAAATGGCAACAATGCTGATTCCCTGTACCCGATAATCATTGGCAATCATAACTACCTCTTTAATAACATGAACTACAAACGGACAATGGTTGCAGATAAACATGACCAAAGTGCCTTTTGAACCTCTCAAATCGTCAAATGAATACTCATTATTAGAATTGGTGTCTCTTAATTTGAAACCTGGAGCAATTGTTCCAAGAGGAATCATATTCGAAGGAGTTCGTGCCATTTTTGTAGAAATAAGTTTCTCAAAAATAACTTTAAATTTCTGTAAAAGAAAGGATATGGACTTGTTTTTGATTTTAAGAGTATATTTTATTTTTTTGAGATCGGAACAATCATCGGATTTCCAAAATGAGAGAAATAGTTCAAAAAATAGCTGTAGAATTAATGGTTGTAAAGGTAAAATTAATAGGTTTGTAAAACATCAAATAGTAAAATAAAAATGGATTTAACCTGGAGTGAGTTTGAAAGAACCGATATGCGTGTCGGAACAATTATAGAAGTAAATGATTTTCCCGAAGCCAGAAAACCGGCCTATCAGCTTACAATTGATTTTGGTCCCGAAATAGGAATCCGTAAATCATCTGCCCAAATAACGGCACATTATAAAAAAGAAGATTTGTTAAGCCGACAAATTATATCAGTCATAAACTTTCCCCGAAAGCAAATAGGAAAATTTATGAGCGAATGCCTGGTTCTCGGCGCAATAGGAAAGGAGGGAGATGTTGTTTTACTGGCTCCCGATTTTAAAATAGAAAATGGACTGCGTATAGGTTAGTTTGTAGTGTATAGTCGCAGTATTCAGTCACAGTTTTCAGTATGTAGGCTGCGACTGTAAACTGCGACTGAAAACTATTTTATTTTCTCGATCAATTGTTCCAAAATCAATTGCCCTTCTTCCCAATACTTTAAATCCGAATCAGAGTTGATGTGTCCTTTTTGTCCTACATTCACCAGATCGCTTCCCCACATTT
It encodes the following:
- a CDS encoding thioredoxin family protein, giving the protein MARTPSNMIPLGTIAPGFKLRDTNSNNEYSFDDLRGSKGTLVMFICNHCPFVVHVIKEVVMIANDYRVQGISIVAISSNDVEKYPQDAPELMTDFAFQNKIDFPYLYDESQEVAKAYEAACTPDFYLFDNQDRLFYRGQLDDSRPGNGIPLSGSDLRSAIDALIYNRSLKDPQKPSIGCNIKWKTSL
- a CDS encoding tRNA-binding protein, yielding MDLTWSEFERTDMRVGTIIEVNDFPEARKPAYQLTIDFGPEIGIRKSSAQITAHYKKEDLLSRQIISVINFPRKQIGKFMSECLVLGAIGKEGDVVLLAPDFKIENGLRIG
- a CDS encoding cytochrome c; this encodes MKLRILTLTAVTLLIVSCGTKKAAPVAVATTPAATEVAKATELSPALAEGKNLYENSCARCHKLYDPKKFSQEDWKPILVRMQKKAKLDDTQMTSISNYITSQL
- a CDS encoding GreA/GreB family elongation factor; translated protein: MKPTPTFCKSDYQFLRELILKSKNATNAKEIGQLSHELDRAVIRKESELDSSTIRINSHVIIEDVKAKKQMKIQIVLPSFADVKEGKISILAPLSVAIIGFKKDDVVDWELPAGIKTLKIAAVDNSSESAS
- a CDS encoding peptidylprolyl isomerase, which gives rise to MENGIYAKFNTGKGSILVKLTHDLTPGTVGNFVALAEGNMENKVKPQGQKFYDGLTFHRVIADFMIQGGCPKGTGTGDPGYKFDDEFHPSLKHDRPGVLAMANSGPASNGSQFYITHVPTSWLDGKHTVFGHVIEGQDVVDAVAQGDNLDSVEIIRVGEEAQKWNAIEAFIALKGARLKRDAALKAESEAKMEQLAAGFDKTDSGLRYKMIQKGDGKKAEAGKTVAVHYEGSLENGKVFDSSYPRKKPIEFRLGQGQVIEGWDEGIALLQVGDKARFVIPSDLAYGASGAGGVIPPHATLIFDVELMDVK
- a CDS encoding MFS transporter; this encodes MNLSKTNVLFMAACTGLIVANLYYCQPLIVLIANEFKIPEASAGTITYLTQAGYAIGLFFMVPLGDKIERKKQILITTFASVIALIMAATAKSFFLLQVASLLIGVTSIVPQLILPLAASLSAPEQRGKVVGTIMSGLLVGILLSRTLSGFIGQVLGWRSMFYIAAGICLLIFFVIQNKFPVNKPQFQGTYGQLIQSLFTLIKTQPVLREATLINVFSFAQFGAFWTTMVLLLSGKPFDFNSATIGLFGIVGASGALAAPLVGKMGDKGNSRIAVGYGCLLILISFLVFYFSIESVIGIAIGIVFIDIGIQGVHISNQTRVYSLLPEARNRLNTVFMSFSFLGTAAGSAYGLLLWKLGGWHAVTLGCVGLSALAFTVYGLTYKSKSKRQKA
- a CDS encoding cupin domain-containing protein, translating into MKASQEFIKGDEIEWEVVGERIKRKILAFDERVMLVNVHFEKGGIGVLHEHYHSQVTYVSSGKFDVTINGVTQTLKEGDSFYIPPHAVHGVVCLESGLLTDVFSPMREDFMS